One part of the Humulus lupulus chromosome 9, drHumLupu1.1, whole genome shotgun sequence genome encodes these proteins:
- the LOC133800821 gene encoding uncharacterized protein LOC133800821, translating into MASQQIANHKDHAEVLYGEAICQQKCRQLLDEMSLPRGLLPLEDIMEVGYNRTTGFVWLKQNKPKEHRFHAIGRTVSYDKEVSAFVEEHRMRRLTGVKSKELFIWVSISDIFINDSDLSKIIFANPTGISRSFPVSAFRLDDQDHTNRERDPRK; encoded by the coding sequence atggcctCCCAGCAAATCGCAAATCACAAAGACCACGCCGAGGTCCTCTACGGTGAGGCCATCTGCCAGCAAAAATGCCGCCAACTGCTCGACGAAATGTCTCTGCCGCGGGGTCTCCTCCCCTTGGAGGACATCATGGAGGTCGGCTACAACCGCACCACCGGCTTCGTCTGGCTAAAGCAGAACAAGCCCAAGGAGCACCGATTCCACGCCATCGGTCGAACTGTTTCGTACGACAAAGAAGTCTCCGCCTTCGTGGAGGAGCACCGTATGAGGCGCCTCACAGGGGTCAAGAGCAAGGAACTTTTTATATGGGTCTCCATCTCCGATATCTTCATCAATGATTCGGAtctcagcaagatcatcttcgcTAATCCCACCGGGATTTCTCGCTCCTTCCCGGTCTCTGCGTTTCGTCTCGACGATCAAGACCACACCAACCGTGAACGCGATCCAAGAAAGTGA
- the LOC133799276 gene encoding alkaline ceramidase TOD1: MRRKMKSNSTPLFFQSKLLCFSLLYLSTSLFLALYISLSKTKCLFRSSPFEPLHTPLFSYPSSYGEHKYAISTVRSTCSSPVFFSDYWKVLKEIQDLSKDSPLSPLKYMQGKAESFGGNFSAQKRFSYFDHHQSNVTEIPCGFFKDFPISDYDRNEMENCNGVVVVSAIFNDHDKIRQPKGLGSKTLDNVCFYMFIDDVTLTSLKHHKLLSQNHPENRIGAWRIVEVLSKDLYENPAMNGVIAKYLVHRLFPNVKFSIWVDAKLQLVVDPLLLIHGLVVSQKVDMAISKHPFYVHTMEEAMATSRWKKWSDLSGLRTQMETYCEFGLQPWSPNKLPYTSDVPDSALIMRKHGLKSNLFSCLLFNELEGFNPRDQLAFAFVRDQMRPKLKMNMFEVQVFEQIAVEYRHNLIKFSSHDNMTIIGGSQSQSQSHSHTKRSKIINPSLDLINYGSNKCQNYLSKMWDESQSHD; this comes from the exons atgagaagaaaaatgaaatcaaactccacACCTCTGTTTTTCCAATCAAAACTCCTCTGTTTCTCTCTGCTCTACCTCTCAACCTCTCTCTTCTTAGCTCTCTACATTTCCCTCTCCAAAACCAAATGCCTATTCAGATCTTCACCATTCGAGCCTCTTCACACACCTCTTTTCTCCTACCCTTCTTCTTATGGAGAACACAAGTACGCAATCTCAACCGTCCGTTCCACTTGTTCTTCCCCTGTCTTCTTCTCAG ATTATTGGAAAGTATTGAAGGAGATTCAAGATTTGTCCAAAGATTCACCTCTGTCACCTTTGAAATATATGCAAGGAAAGGCTgagagttttggtgggaattttAGTGCCCAAAAGAGGTTTTCATATTTTGATCATCATCAAAGCAATGTGACAGAAATTCCTTGTGGATTCTTTAAGGATTTTCCAATTAGTGATTATG ATCGAAATGAAATGGAAAATTGTAATGGAGTGGTTGTGGTCTCAGCAATTTTCAATGACCATGACAAAATTAGACAACCAAAGGGGCTTGGATCCAAAACACTTGACAATGTATGCTTTTACATGTTCATTGATGATGTAACACTCACAAGCCTAAAGCACCACAAATTACTTTCACAAAACCACCCTGAAAACAGAATCGGTGCATGGAGAATCGTCGAAGTTTTGAGCAAAGATTTGTATGAGAATCCAGCTATGAATGGAGTTATAGCTAAGTATTTAGTTCACAGGCTTTTCCCAAATGTGAAATTTAGTATTTGGGTTGATGCCAAGTTGCAATTGGTGGTTGATCCTTTGCTTTTGATTCATGGGCTTGTTGTGTCACAGAAAGTAGATATGGCCATTTCAAAACACCCCTTTTATGTTCACACCATGGAAGAAGCCATGGCTACCTCAAGGTGGAAAAAATGGTCGGATCTTAGTGGTTTGAGGACACAAATGGAAACATATTGTGAGTTTGGTTTGCAGCCATGGAGCCCTAACAAGCTTCCCTACACCTCAg ATGTACCAGATAGTGCTCTTATAATGAGAAAGCATGGATTGAAGAGCAATCTATTCTCTTGCCTATTGTTCAACGAGTTGGAAGGTTTTAACCCAAGAGACCAACTGGCTTTTGCATTTGTTAGAGACCAAATGAGACCAAAGTTGAAAATGAACATGTTTGAGGTGCAAGTGTTTGAGCAAATTGCAGTGGAATACAGGCATAACCTcataaagttttcaagtcatgATAATATGACCATTATTGGAGGCtctcaatctcaatctcaatctcattCTCATACCAAAAGGTCAAAAATAATTAACCCTTCACTTGATTTGATCAACTATGGAAGTAACAAGTGCCAGAACTACCTTTCCAAGATGTGGGATGAATCTCAATCCCATGATTGA
- the LOC133799406 gene encoding metalloendoproteinase 1-like, translating to MSFIKLFLLFSLFFTLILITSSSTPPAASPFSFLKDVEGAKKGDKVHGIGDVKHYLQRFGYLEHHQHQQNHNHNHHRHRHRDHIHSHQDHDHHHNNHFDDALESAIRTYQINYKLEPTGILDQKTIFKMMQPRCAMPDITSSNNKTQMLAGMKWAQAHGYGPLYTFFPGAPRWPPSKFTLSFGFPDGTTSLAQNAIRRAFSIWSYNTHFRFIQAPFEVADIKVSFHSGDHGDGVPFDGPGGTLGHSFQPTTGVLHLDADENWVVGEAPYSFDLVSSALHEIGHTLGLMHSSDTDAIVYPILPMGETKGLNWNDVQGIRVLYNDLL from the coding sequence ATGTCTTTCATCAAATTATTTCTTCTTTTCTCATTATTTTTCACGTTAATTTTGATAACTTCTTCTTCAACACCTCCCGCGGCTTCTCCTTTTTCCTTCCTAAAAGACGTGGAAGGAGCTAAAAAAGGCGACAAGGTTCATGGCATTGGCGATGTCAAGCATTATCTACAACGCTTTGGCTACTTAGAACATCATCAGCACCAACAAAATCACAATCACAATCACCATCGTCATCGTCATCGTGATCATATTCACAGTCACCAAGATCACGATCATCATCACAATAATCATTTTGATGATGCTCTGGAATCGGCCATCAGAACATACCAGATAAATTACAAACTCGAACCCACAGGGATTCTAGACCAAAAAACGATTTTTAAGATGATGCAACCCCGTTGCGCTATGCCAGATATCACAAGTAGTaacaacaaaactcaaatgcttGCAGGCATGAAATGGGCCCAGGCCCACGGGTACGGCCCGCTTTACACTTTCTTCCCAGGAGCTCCGAGGTGGCCGCCATCCAAATTCACTCTATCATTCGGGTTCCCTGACGGTACGACGTCGTTGGCGCAGAACGCAATTCGGCGGGCCTTCTCTATTTGGAGCTACAACACTCACTTCAGGTTCATTCAAGCCCCATTCGAAGTGGCTGATATTAAAGTGAGCTTCCATAGTGGAGACCACGGAGACGGGGTTCCCTTTGATGGGCCTGGCGGAACCCTAGGCCACAGTTTTCAGCCGACGACGGGGGTTTTGCATTTGGATGCGGATGAGAATTGGGTGGTGGGGGAGGCTCCTTATTCTTTTGACCTTGTCTCGTCTGCTTTGCACGAAATCGGTCACACTCTTGGGCTCATGCATAGCTCGGATACTGATGCTATCGTGTACCCCATTTTGCCCATGGGAGAAACCAAAGGTCTGAATTGGAATGATGTTCAAGGCATTCGTGTTTTATACAACGATCTTCTTTGA